One Thermoanaerobacter pseudethanolicus ATCC 33223 DNA window includes the following coding sequences:
- a CDS encoding ISLre2 family transposase: MAIYSDLLNKGMNITELAARIKELTDKLGREAIEAIIEELDRIIKEDKRRKEKWVVERKDKKRLTTVLGDIEYERTYYKSKEDGRYTYLVDDALEIGRHDRIEKGVKIKLVENAIEESYEISSKKACPEELSKQTVLNAIREIGEVEVKREIKEKKEVRVLYIEADEDHVPLQDGSNETPRLIYIHEGKEEKNGRNVLRNVHYKAYVGEKAEDIWIDVANYIEENYKEEKIEKIYIAGDGAPWIKEGLEWIAKSRFVLDRYHLNKYVLKATSKEPKYRDKIWRAINEGDKEGVKKVLDELIKAAEEEREKEKVKEAKRYILNNWEGVEIYSKDKDVIGCSAEGHISHVFSSRLSRNPLGWSREGLKLMAKLRVFSKNGGDLREIEWGKKENINAGSYKLTKKQIKEAVRRIKTSTNEKINNITVLNIGKVTPIYRILRAIKYAQVI, encoded by the coding sequence ATTGCAATTTATAGTGATTTATTAAATAAAGGAATGAATATTACAGAGCTTGCAGCAAGGATAAAGGAACTGACGGACAAACTAGGTAGAGAGGCAATAGAAGCAATTATTGAAGAGTTAGATAGGATAATAAAAGAAGATAAGAGAAGGAAAGAAAAATGGGTAGTAGAGAGGAAAGATAAAAAGAGATTAACGACAGTCCTTGGGGATATTGAATATGAGAGGACATATTACAAATCTAAAGAGGATGGAAGATATACATATTTGGTGGATGATGCATTAGAGATAGGACGGCACGATAGGATAGAAAAGGGAGTAAAAATAAAGTTAGTAGAAAACGCAATAGAAGAATCATATGAAATAAGCAGTAAAAAAGCATGTCCAGAGGAGTTAAGTAAACAGACGGTATTAAACGCAATAAGGGAAATAGGAGAAGTAGAGGTAAAGAGAGAAATAAAAGAGAAGAAAGAAGTAAGGGTATTATACATAGAAGCAGATGAAGACCATGTGCCTTTGCAAGATGGCAGCAATGAAACACCGCGATTGATATACATACATGAAGGTAAAGAAGAGAAAAATGGTAGAAATGTACTGAGAAATGTGCATTACAAGGCATACGTAGGAGAGAAAGCTGAAGACATATGGATAGATGTAGCAAATTACATAGAAGAAAATTACAAGGAAGAGAAGATAGAGAAGATATACATAGCAGGAGATGGAGCACCGTGGATAAAAGAGGGATTAGAGTGGATAGCAAAATCAAGGTTTGTGTTAGACAGATATCATTTAAACAAATACGTATTAAAAGCAACATCAAAAGAGCCAAAGTATAGAGATAAGATATGGAGAGCAATAAATGAAGGGGATAAAGAAGGAGTAAAGAAGGTATTGGATGAGTTAATAAAGGCAGCAGAGGAAGAGAGAGAAAAAGAGAAGGTAAAAGAGGCCAAGAGGTACATACTAAATAATTGGGAAGGAGTAGAGATATACAGTAAAGACAAAGATGTAATAGGGTGCAGTGCAGAAGGGCATATAAGTCATGTATTTTCTTCTAGATTAAGTAGGAATCCACTAGGGTGGAGTAGAGAAGGATTAAAGTTAATGGCGAAATTAAGAGTATTTAGCAAGAACGGAGGAGATTTAAGAGAAATAGAATGGGGTAAGAAAGAGAATATAAATGCAGGGAGCTACAAATTAACAAAGAAGCAAATAAAAGAGGCGGTAAGGAGAATTAAAACGTCTACAAATGAAAAGATAAATAATATTACAGTTTTAAATATAGGGAAAGTTACACCAATATATAGGATTTTAAGAGCAATAAAATATGCGCAAGTTATATAA
- a CDS encoding TetR/AcrR family transcriptional regulator — protein sequence MEERNQSQRILNAAYKCISTKGYANVSLRDIAEEAGVVLSQLHYYFGSKEGLFTEVIKMMIDKYLEEINEALSIGETAKDKMLSLVKFFKDLLSNNPGLFKLLYDFTGLAMWSSSFNSLLKDLFNDLSKMIEEKILSNSALGDNFKSYSPRAVARMILGAMFGTGIQVILDSNENEILDALNAIQIIFE from the coding sequence ATGGAAGAAAGAAACCAATCACAAAGAATATTAAATGCTGCATATAAATGCATTTCAACTAAAGGCTATGCTAATGTTTCGTTAAGAGATATTGCAGAGGAAGCTGGTGTTGTATTAAGCCAATTGCATTATTATTTTGGTAGTAAGGAAGGGCTTTTTACAGAGGTAATAAAGATGATGATAGATAAATATTTAGAAGAAATAAATGAAGCTTTGAGTATAGGAGAAACTGCAAAGGATAAGATGCTATCCTTAGTGAAATTTTTTAAAGACCTGTTAAGTAATAATCCGGGACTTTTTAAACTGTTGTACGATTTTACAGGTTTAGCCATGTGGTCCTCTTCTTTTAACAGTTTATTAAAGGATTTATTTAATGATTTATCTAAAATGATTGAGGAAAAAATTTTAAGTAATAGTGCTTTAGGAGACAATTTTAAAAGTTATTCTCCACGAGCAGTAGCGAGAATGATACTTGGTGCAATGTTTGGTACGGGAATTCAAGTGATTTTAGATTCTAATGAAAATGAAATTTTGGATGCGTTAAATGCCATACAAATTATTTTTGAGTAA
- the murB gene encoding UDP-N-acetylmuramate dehydrogenase, which produces MIEIVDKLKDILREGKLYLNEPMKRHTSFKIGGPADVLVVPNNRKELLEVIFLLKGENIPFFILGNGTNLLVSEKGIRGVVIKLSSLRNVMVEGNSIIAEAGAPLSYIANVALVHELAGFEFASGIPGTLGGAIVMNAGAYGPEMKDVVEKVEVLDEKGNILILSNEEMNFSYRHSIIQEKDWIVLRAWLSLTKGKYEEIKSKMEELNAKRKEKQPLEYPSAGSTFKRPPGYYAGKLIEEAGLKGYSIGGAKVSEKHSGFIINTGNATFYDVLNLIEHIQKVVKEKFGVELVPEIKIVGEK; this is translated from the coding sequence GTGATTGAGATAGTTGACAAATTGAAGGATATCCTTAGAGAAGGGAAATTGTATTTAAACGAGCCCATGAAAAGACACACTTCTTTTAAAATAGGTGGACCTGCAGATGTGTTAGTTGTACCAAATAATCGTAAAGAATTATTGGAAGTCATATTTTTGTTGAAAGGAGAAAACATTCCTTTTTTTATACTAGGAAATGGTACTAATTTATTGGTAAGTGAAAAGGGCATTAGAGGAGTTGTAATAAAATTATCCTCTTTAAGGAATGTAATGGTAGAAGGTAATAGCATAATTGCTGAAGCGGGAGCCCCTCTTTCCTATATTGCCAATGTGGCACTTGTACATGAACTTGCGGGATTTGAATTTGCTAGCGGGATTCCTGGCACTTTAGGTGGAGCAATAGTGATGAACGCAGGAGCTTATGGGCCTGAAATGAAGGACGTGGTAGAAAAGGTAGAGGTTTTAGATGAAAAAGGCAATATATTGATTTTATCAAACGAAGAAATGAATTTTTCCTATAGACACAGCATTATTCAAGAAAAGGATTGGATTGTTTTAAGAGCATGGCTTAGTTTAACAAAGGGGAAATACGAAGAAATAAAAAGCAAAATGGAGGAACTAAATGCAAAAAGAAAGGAAAAACAGCCTTTAGAGTATCCCAGTGCCGGAAGTACTTTTAAAAGGCCACCTGGATATTATGCTGGAAAATTGATTGAGGAGGCAGGACTTAAAGGTTATTCAATTGGAGGGGCTAAAGTTTCTGAAAAGCATTCGGGATTTATTATAAATACTGGCAATGCAACTTTCTACGATGTTTTAAATTTGATTGAACATATACAAAAAGTAGTAAAAGAAAAGTTTGGAGTGGAACTTGTACCAGAAATAAAAATAGTAGGAGAGAAATAG
- a CDS encoding alpha-amylase family glycosyl hydrolase — protein sequence MRKNVKLFAVIILVFSLLLTSCGVKDTTSSNVPESDVIYQVMIDRFYNGDKSNDDPEVSKGMFDPTYTNWRMYWGGDLKGLTEKIPYIKGMGVTAIWISPVVDNINKPAIYNGEINAPYHGYWARDFKRVEEHFGTWEDFDNFVKTAHANGIKVVLDFAPNHTSPADENNPDFAENGALYDDGKLLGTYSNDVNKLFHHNGGITNWNNLKDLQDKNLFDLADLDQSNPIVDKYLKDSIKLWFSHGIDGVRLDAAKHMPMEWVKSFANTIYSVKKDALLFAEWMLSGPTDPLYGYNIQFANTTGFSVLDFMLNRVIRDVFGKGYGFDRLNDTIEETNKDYDNPYKLITFIDNHDMPRFLSINYDKDKMHEAIAFIMTSRGIPAIYYGTEQYLHNDTNGGNDPYNRPMMEKFDGNTKAYVLIRELSKLRKATPALQYGKTVARYVSDDVYIYERQYGKDIVVVAINKGEETTVKNIETSLRKGKYSDYLKGLLEGVNLKVERRNSENNILSITLPKDSVSIWTNVRVK from the coding sequence ATGAGAAAAAATGTAAAGCTATTTGCGGTGATAATTTTAGTCTTTTCTTTATTGCTGACCAGTTGTGGTGTTAAAGATACCACTTCTAGTAATGTTCCTGAGTCGGATGTAATATATCAGGTTATGATAGATAGGTTTTACAATGGGGATAAGTCCAACGATGACCCGGAAGTAAGTAAAGGTATGTTTGACCCAACCTATACCAATTGGAGGATGTATTGGGGTGGAGATTTAAAAGGTTTGACAGAAAAAATTCCTTATATAAAAGGGATGGGAGTAACAGCTATTTGGATTTCTCCTGTTGTAGACAACATCAACAAACCGGCAATATATAATGGCGAAATAAATGCACCTTATCACGGATATTGGGCAAGGGACTTTAAAAGAGTAGAAGAACATTTTGGTACATGGGAGGACTTTGACAATTTTGTAAAGACTGCTCATGCTAATGGGATAAAAGTTGTACTAGATTTTGCTCCCAATCATACGAGTCCTGCAGATGAAAATAATCCTGACTTTGCTGAAAACGGTGCACTTTATGACGATGGGAAATTATTGGGAACTTATAGCAATGATGTCAATAAACTTTTTCATCATAATGGTGGAATTACCAACTGGAATAATTTAAAGGACTTGCAGGATAAAAATTTGTTTGACCTTGCGGACCTTGATCAAAGTAATCCTATTGTTGACAAGTATTTAAAGGATTCTATCAAGTTATGGTTTAGTCATGGAATTGATGGGGTAAGGCTAGATGCTGCAAAGCATATGCCTATGGAGTGGGTGAAAAGCTTTGCTAATACTATTTACAGTGTTAAAAAAGATGCGCTCCTTTTTGCTGAATGGATGTTAAGTGGTCCTACTGACCCATTGTATGGGTATAACATCCAATTTGCTAATACTACTGGCTTTTCTGTGTTAGATTTCATGTTAAACAGGGTTATAAGAGATGTGTTTGGAAAGGGATATGGTTTTGATAGATTGAATGACACAATAGAAGAGACAAACAAGGATTACGATAATCCTTATAAATTGATTACTTTTATAGACAATCACGACATGCCAAGGTTCCTATCAATTAATTATGATAAGGATAAAATGCATGAAGCTATCGCTTTTATAATGACTTCCCGTGGAATTCCAGCTATATACTATGGGACAGAGCAGTATCTTCACAATGATACAAACGGCGGAAATGACCCTTACAACAGACCAATGATGGAAAAGTTTGATGGGAATACTAAGGCTTATGTTTTAATTAGAGAACTATCAAAATTGCGTAAGGCTACACCGGCATTACAGTATGGGAAGACTGTAGCAAGATATGTTAGCGATGATGTTTATATCTATGAGAGGCAATATGGCAAAGATATAGTTGTAGTTGCAATAAATAAAGGAGAAGAGACTACTGTAAAAAATATAGAGACTTCTCTTCGAAAAGGCAAATACAGCGATTATTTAAAGGGTTTATTAGAAGGAGTTAATTTAAAAGTTGAAAGAAGAAATAGTGAAAACAACATTTTAAGTATAACTTTACCTAAAGACAGTGTCAGTATATGGACTAATGTAAGAGTGAAATAA
- a CDS encoding gluconeogenesis factor YvcK family protein: MIMKNNSKGGPRIVAIGGGTGLSTMLRGLKFYTTNITAVVTVADDGGGSGILRQDLGILPPGDIRNCILALANTEPTMEQLLQYRFTEGMLKGQNFGNLFLAAMIGISKNFEEAVKKMSDVLAVSGKVIPVTLNDVRLVAELENGTIIKGESQIPVVQQKENSKIKRIYIEPSHAAPFEEVLVDILNADAIILGPGSLYTSVIPNLLVDGMCDAIETSKAVKIYVCNIMTQPGETLGYTACDHVKALFEHGLKSIDYIIVNNGEIPHDYMERYIKDMSQPVEYDKNQLERMGIKVVEENLVALKKEFIRHNEQKLAEVIISLLV, from the coding sequence ATGATTATGAAAAATAATTCTAAAGGAGGACCTCGTATTGTTGCTATTGGTGGAGGTACAGGGCTTTCTACTATGTTGAGGGGGTTAAAATTTTATACAACTAATATTACTGCGGTAGTTACAGTAGCAGATGATGGCGGTGGCTCGGGAATCCTAAGACAGGATTTAGGGATACTGCCGCCTGGAGATATAAGAAATTGTATACTGGCTTTAGCAAATACAGAGCCTACAATGGAACAACTTTTGCAGTACAGGTTTACTGAGGGAATGTTAAAAGGACAAAATTTTGGGAATTTGTTTTTGGCAGCCATGATAGGTATTTCTAAAAATTTTGAAGAAGCTGTAAAAAAGATGAGTGATGTGCTTGCTGTATCTGGAAAAGTTATTCCTGTAACTCTTAATGATGTAAGGCTTGTAGCAGAGCTGGAAAACGGGACTATTATTAAAGGGGAATCGCAAATTCCTGTTGTACAACAAAAAGAAAACAGCAAGATAAAGAGGATATATATTGAACCTTCTCATGCAGCGCCTTTTGAAGAAGTGTTAGTGGATATATTAAATGCTGATGCCATTATATTGGGTCCTGGAAGTTTATATACAAGTGTAATACCTAATCTTTTGGTAGATGGAATGTGTGATGCTATTGAAACCTCCAAAGCGGTTAAAATTTATGTATGTAATATCATGACACAGCCAGGAGAGACTTTGGGTTATACTGCTTGTGACCATGTGAAGGCTCTTTTTGAACATGGGCTTAAATCTATAGATTACATTATTGTCAACAATGGCGAAATTCCTCATGATTATATGGAGCGCTATATAAAAGACATGTCACAACCTGTTGAATACGATAAAAATCAGTTAGAAAGAATGGGAATTAAAGTAGTAGAAGAAAATTTAGTAGCTTTAAAAAAGGAATTTATAAGGCATAATGAGCAAAAGCTTGCAGAAGTGATTATAAGCCTATTAGTATAA
- a CDS encoding PHP domain-containing protein, whose amino-acid sequence MRIFADYHTHTVYSHGKGTIEDNVKRAIEIGLEVIAITDHGPAHVFYGLRKRDFKKMREEIDKINEKYPQIKVLMGVEANLISLEGDIDVPDELMKYLDILLMGYHEGVMPKDFRSTLQLFGKNMASKYFISLREEMREKNTQAMINAIKKYKIDIITHPGAKVDIDTQKLAKAAKEKGTALEINSSHGYMTVEYVKIAKKEGCKFVINSDAHTPHKVGDFKRGIEIAKEAGLTEEDIINAKR is encoded by the coding sequence ATGAGAATTTTTGCTGATTATCACACCCATACGGTATACAGCCATGGCAAAGGTACAATAGAGGATAATGTGAAAAGGGCAATAGAAATTGGACTTGAGGTAATTGCGATTACTGACCATGGACCAGCTCATGTATTTTATGGTTTAAGAAAAAGGGATTTTAAAAAAATGAGGGAGGAAATAGATAAGATTAATGAAAAATATCCTCAAATTAAAGTGCTGATGGGAGTAGAAGCTAATTTAATCAGCTTAGAAGGAGATATTGATGTTCCAGATGAACTTATGAAATATTTAGATATTTTGCTTATGGGATATCATGAAGGAGTTATGCCTAAAGACTTTAGAAGTACTTTACAGCTTTTTGGTAAGAACATGGCAAGTAAATATTTTATTTCCTTGCGGGAAGAGATGAGAGAAAAAAATACTCAAGCGATGATTAATGCTATAAAAAAGTACAAAATTGACATAATAACACACCCCGGAGCAAAAGTAGACATTGATACACAAAAGCTTGCAAAGGCAGCAAAAGAGAAAGGAACGGCTCTTGAGATTAATTCTAGTCATGGTTATATGACAGTTGAATATGTAAAGATAGCCAAAAAAGAGGGGTGCAAATTTGTAATAAACAGCGATGCCCATACGCCTCATAAAGTAGGAGACTTTAAAAGGGGAATAGAAATAGCAAAAGAGGCGGGACTAACAGAAGAAGATATAATAAACGCAAAGAGGTGA
- a CDS encoding IS30 family transposase yields the protein MVHNNDTTKKRSFKHLSSYERGEIYALLKEGRSIRYIAKKLNRSPSTISREIKRGTTTQLRSDLSSYTSYFPETGQAIYEKNRSNCGAKFKVAKAEDFLKYAENKILNEKWSPDAVVGYCKKDPSWNNKTIVCTKTLYNYIDRGLLKVKNIDLPLKLRLKPRKKQNRKNKRIMGKSIDFRPKEVESREVFGHWEIDTLIGKKSNDKVLLTLIERKTRHEIIFLLDAKDNKSVKDALSKLKDMFGDNLSKVFKTITSDNGTEFSDLESALLEYGVEVYYTHPYSSWERATNERHNGLIRRFIPKGKSIKDLSIDTIKRVENWLNNLPRKLLNYKTPKEYFYEELAKIC from the coding sequence ATGGTTCATAATAATGATACCACAAAAAAGCGTTCTTTTAAACACTTAAGTAGCTATGAACGAGGAGAAATCTATGCATTACTCAAAGAAGGAAGAAGTATTCGGTATATTGCTAAAAAACTTAATCGATCTCCAAGCACTATAAGCCGTGAAATTAAACGTGGAACTACTACACAACTTAGAAGTGATTTATCTTCTTATACAAGCTATTTTCCTGAAACCGGTCAAGCTATCTACGAAAAAAATCGCTCAAATTGCGGAGCTAAATTTAAAGTAGCTAAAGCAGAAGATTTTTTGAAATATGCTGAAAATAAAATATTAAATGAAAAATGGTCACCAGATGCAGTTGTAGGCTATTGTAAAAAAGACCCAAGCTGGAATAATAAAACTATTGTTTGTACTAAAACACTGTACAACTATATAGATAGAGGATTATTAAAAGTTAAAAACATTGATTTACCTTTAAAACTACGTTTAAAACCAAGAAAGAAACAAAATCGTAAAAATAAACGTATTATGGGTAAAAGTATTGATTTTAGGCCTAAAGAAGTTGAAAGCCGTGAAGTTTTTGGGCATTGGGAAATAGATACGTTAATTGGCAAGAAATCTAATGACAAGGTCCTTTTAACATTAATAGAGCGTAAGACTCGCCATGAAATAATATTCTTATTAGATGCAAAAGACAATAAATCTGTTAAAGATGCATTATCAAAATTAAAAGATATGTTTGGTGACAATTTAAGCAAGGTCTTTAAAACAATAACATCTGATAATGGTACAGAGTTTAGTGATTTAGAAAGTGCTCTTTTAGAATATGGCGTAGAAGTATATTATACACATCCATATTCATCTTGGGAAAGAGCTACAAATGAACGACATAACGGTCTTATACGACGTTTCATCCCTAAAGGTAAAAGTATTAAAGATTTATCTATAGATACGATAAAGAGAGTAGAAAACTGGCTTAATAACCTTCCACGAAAATTGTTAAATTACAAAACGCCTAAGGAATACTTTTATGAAGAGCTGGCAAAAATCTGTTAA
- the rapZ gene encoding RNase adapter RapZ, which translates to MRFVIITGLSGAGKTQALKAMEDMGFFCIDNFPPALLPKLADLFYHSKNVDKVALGMDLRGGQFFEDIYSSLEFLKKNNYDYEIVFLEASDEVLIKRFKETRRKHPLSEEGRIVDGINEERKRLAEIRKIANSIIDTSNLTSSQLKEELSNIFLKGKKFKGIIIDIMSFGYKYGIPLDADLVFDVRFLPNPFYIEELRPLTGNDDKVKEYVMKWEEAKEFLKKLGDMIKFLIPYYIREGKSQLVIAIGCTGGKHRSVTIANALYEFLKKEDYSVILHHRDIGEE; encoded by the coding sequence ATGAGGTTTGTCATAATAACAGGGCTTTCTGGCGCTGGAAAAACACAGGCATTAAAAGCGATGGAGGATATGGGCTTTTTTTGTATAGACAATTTTCCACCTGCTCTTCTTCCAAAACTTGCTGACCTTTTTTATCACTCAAAAAATGTTGATAAGGTAGCCCTTGGTATGGATTTAAGAGGTGGCCAGTTTTTTGAGGACATCTATTCTAGCCTTGAGTTTTTGAAAAAAAACAACTACGATTACGAAATAGTTTTTTTGGAAGCTTCTGACGAGGTTTTGATAAAGAGGTTTAAAGAAACCAGAAGAAAACATCCTCTCTCTGAGGAAGGTAGAATAGTTGATGGAATAAATGAGGAAAGAAAGAGACTTGCAGAAATAAGGAAAATTGCCAATAGCATAATAGATACTTCTAATTTAACTTCTTCCCAGTTAAAAGAGGAATTGTCTAATATCTTTTTAAAAGGGAAAAAGTTTAAAGGAATCATAATAGATATTATGTCTTTTGGATATAAATATGGAATACCTCTTGATGCTGACCTTGTATTTGATGTGAGGTTTTTGCCTAATCCTTTTTATATTGAAGAGTTAAGACCTTTAACAGGAAATGATGATAAGGTAAAAGAGTACGTGATGAAGTGGGAGGAAGCAAAGGAGTTTTTAAAAAAATTAGGGGACATGATTAAATTTTTAATCCCGTATTATATAAGAGAAGGTAAATCTCAACTTGTTATAGCTATTGGATGCACAGGAGGAAAGCATAGGTCTGTTACTATTGCAAATGCCCTTTATGAGTTTCTAAAAAAAGAAGATTATTCTGTTATTTTGCACCATAGAGATATAGGAGAGGAGTAA
- a CDS encoding patatin-like phospholipase family protein yields the protein MRPKVGLILGGGAARGYAHLGILKRFEEENIPIDFIIGISMGAIIGAIYASGHNVDKLISDAKKINMLKFLNLLDFKTSQTGLVKGEKIEKYLQVYIKERFEELNIPLYIVATDIHTGKEVVFSEGDLIKAIRASISIPVIFEPVEYNGTKLVDGSIIDFDAVGLAAKLGADIIIECDVSSSIDMGVFEKTFYSLANSDKLLPLKKYFNLKRTAPEIISITATTMKLLKDSSNKNSEKTERGKRVYTIKPNVNNIRWYRFDQAGKCINMGFEAADSIVWRIKRELEV from the coding sequence ATGAGACCAAAAGTAGGACTTATACTAGGTGGTGGAGCAGCAAGAGGATATGCGCACTTAGGTATACTAAAAAGATTTGAAGAAGAAAATATTCCTATTGACTTTATAATAGGCATAAGTATGGGAGCGATAATAGGAGCAATCTATGCTTCAGGACATAATGTAGACAAACTTATAAGTGATGCAAAAAAGATTAATATGTTAAAATTTTTAAACTTATTGGATTTTAAAACATCACAAACTGGTTTGGTAAAAGGCGAAAAAATAGAAAAATATTTGCAGGTCTATATAAAAGAAAGATTTGAAGAGCTTAATATCCCTCTATATATTGTGGCTACGGATATTCACACAGGAAAAGAAGTAGTATTCTCAGAAGGAGACTTGATAAAAGCTATAAGAGCAAGTATTTCTATTCCTGTCATTTTTGAACCTGTGGAATACAATGGAACCAAGTTAGTTGATGGGTCAATTATTGATTTTGACGCAGTAGGATTAGCAGCTAAATTGGGTGCAGACATAATTATAGAATGTGATGTGAGCTCTAGCATAGATATGGGAGTTTTTGAAAAAACCTTTTATTCTTTAGCTAATAGTGATAAGTTGCTGCCTCTAAAAAAATATTTCAATTTAAAAAGGACAGCGCCTGAAATTATATCCATTACAGCTACAACTATGAAGTTATTAAAAGACAGTTCTAACAAAAATTCTGAAAAAACAGAGAGGGGTAAAAGAGTCTATACAATAAAACCTAATGTTAATAATATTCGCTGGTATAGGTTTGACCAGGCGGGAAAATGCATAAATATGGGATTTGAAGCTGCCGATTCTATTGTTTGGAGAATAAAGAGAGAACTGGAAGTATAG